In a genomic window of Quercus lobata isolate SW786 chromosome 4, ValleyOak3.0 Primary Assembly, whole genome shotgun sequence:
- the LOC115983498 gene encoding E3 ubiquitin-protein ligase RNF181-like — MLDIVLAAAAAIRHSSPEKHGELRASKAAIEAMPRVTVTAEESDKACSICLEEFEVGGEVREMPCKHKFHSGCIENWLRVKGLCPLCRFVMPMEEDEEEGRASMDVVYHQHVEEGGGRESMDVVDHQQEEGRRESMAHGEEEEGRESIHQHEFWVHFVFVDSSMDSGSDRVEVEDDDSSTQDMV; from the coding sequence ATGTTGGATATAGTCTTAGCAGCAGCCGCAGCAATCCGCCACAGCTCGCCGGAGAAGCATGGGGAGTTGCGTGCGTCGAAGGCGGCTATAGAGGCTATGCCGAGAGTGACAGTGACGGCGGAGGAGTCTGATAAAGCCTGCTCGATTTGCTTGGAAGAGTTTGAAGTCGGCGGCGAGGTTAGAGAGATGCCATGCAAGCACAAGTTCCATTCGGGTTGTATCGAGAACTGGCTCCGGGTTAAAGGGTTGTGCCCGCTTTGCCGATTTGTTATGCCTatggaggaagatgaagaagaaggaagagcgAGTATGGATGTTGTGTACCATCAACATGTGGAGgaaggaggaggaagagagagtatGGATGTTGTGGACCATCAACAGGAAGAAGGACGAAGAGAGAGTATGGCACatggggaagaagaagaaggaagagagagtaTCCATCAACATGAGTTCTGGGTCCACTTTGTGTTTGTTGATTCAAGTATGGATTCGGGTTCGGATCGTGTTGAAGTTGAAGATGATGACTCGTCAACGCAAGATATGGTCTGA
- the LOC115983886 gene encoding subtilisin-like protease SBT4.3 isoform X2: protein MVVLQIRPRIFTLFTWVHFQRVTTHPFPTISVFFKKFFEKGKEGVVSVFPSRTLQLQTTRSWEFMGFPENVDRNLTVESDIIIGVIDSGIWPESDSFSDEGYGPPPKKWKGTCDGGLNFTCNNKIIGARFYTLDIHSNSARDEEGHGSHTASIAAGNKVPGANFYGLANGNARGGVPSARIATYRICGPGGCTDDSILGAFDDAIADGVDIITISVSGSPRPFNFDSIAIGSFHAMEKGILTVQSAGNDGPFPSTVGSVAPWLFSVAASSTDRRIIDKVVLGNGKTLIENAVNSFTLKGVKFPLIKGEDAKSNCSDADARLCSHLCLDSSLVKEKIVVCDKSTGWNEAFRAGALGSITLDEDYFVVPLPSSGLTSHNHDLVKSYINSTNNPHGEIIRSEAIKDIAAPKFAFFSSRGPNSISDEILKPDITAPGVHILAAYSPVASPSSAPGDKRSVKYNIMSGTSMSCPHVAGAAAYVKSFHPHWSPSAIKSALMTTALSMNVTEHSDGKYEDGEFAYGAGHVNPVKAIDPGLLYDASKDDYVKMLYSMQVRLFSPSPKETKGSPKDLNYPSMQALVKIGMPITVEFTRTVTNVGLANSTYKSKIIANSQINVSVKPSSISFKLLYEKKSFIVKVSGEALTAKTRISASLIWSDGTHNVKSPIVMYTQNPEE, encoded by the exons ATGGTGGTTCTACAGATAAGACCAAGGATCTTTACATTGTTTACATGGGTTCACTTCCAGAGAGTGACTACTCACCCCTTTCCCACCATCTCAGTCTTCTTCAAGAAGTTCTTCGAGAAAG GCAAGGAAGGGGTGGTATCTGTGTTTCCATCTAGGACCCTCCAACTTCAAACAACAAGATCATGGGAATTCATGGGTTTTCCTGAAAATGTAGATAGAAACCTCACTGTTGAGAGTGATATAATAATTGGTGTCATTGATAGTGGAATCTGGCCTGAGTCTGACAGTTTTAGCGATGAAGGTTATGGTCCACCTCCTAAGAAATGGAAGGGGACTTGTGATGGAGGCCTCAACTTCACTTGCAACAA TAAGATCATTGGAGCTCGATTTTACACATTAGACATTCACAGTAATTCCGCAAGGGATGAAGAAGGCCACGGTAGCCACACTGCCTCAATAGCAGCTGGTAACAAAGTACCAGGTGCAAATTTCTATGGATTGGCCAATGGAAATGCAAGAGGAGGAGTTCCATCAGCAAGGATCGCTACATATAGAATCTGTGGTCCGGGAGGGTGCACAGATGACAGTATCCTTGGTGCGTTTGATGATGCTATTGCAGATGGGGTTGACATCATTACAATTTCAGTTAGTGGAAGTCCAAGACCCTTCAATTTTGATTCTATTGCTATTGGTTCTTTTCATGCAATGGAAAAAGGTATACTCACTGTTCAGTCTGCTGGAAATGATGGTCCTTTTCCATCAACAGTAGGAAGTGTTGCACCATGGTTATTCTCCGTAGCAGCCAGCAGCACAGATCGACGAATCATTGATAAGGTTGTTCTTGGGAATGGGAAGACCCTTATT GAAAATGCAGTTAATTCTTTCACACTAAAAGGAGTGAAGTTCCCTCTCATAAAGGGTGAAGATGCTAAGAGTAATTGTTCTGACGCTGATGCTCg GCTTTGCAGTCACCTTTGTCTAGATAGCAGCTTAGTGAAGGAAAAGATTGTGGTCTGTGATAAGTCAACAGGATGGAATGAAGCTTTCAGAGCTGGCGCCCTAGGGTCAATCACCTTAGATGAGGATTATTTTGTAGTTCCCTTACCTTCATCTGGTTTAACTTCTCACAACCATGATTTGGTGAAGTCCTACATAAATTCTACAAA TAACCCGcatggagaaattataagaaGTGAAGCTATCAAAGATATAGCTGCTCCTAAATttgctttcttctcttctcGTGGGCCAAATTCAATTTCTGACGAAATTTTAAAG CCAGATATAACTGCCCCAGGAGTACATATTTTGGCAGCATATTCACCTGTTGCTTCACCATCAAGTGCCCCTGGTGATAAGAGGTCTGTCAAGTACAATATAATGTCTGGAACCTCCATGTCTTGTCCCCATGTAGCTGGAGCAGCCGCTTATGTTAAATCATTTCACCCTCATTGGTCTCCTTCAGCCATCAAATCTGCTCTCATGACCACTG CTTTGTCAATGAATGTCACAGAACATTCTGATGGTAAATATGAAGATGGCGAATTTGCTTATGGTGCTGGCCATGTCAATCCAGTAAAAGCAATAGACCCTGGTCTATTGTATGATGCTTCTAAAGATGATTACGTGAAAATGCTCTACAGTATGCAAGTTCGTCTCTTCAGTCCTAGCCCCAAGGAGACTAAAGGTTCTCCAAAGGATCTCAATTACCCATCAATGCAAGCTCTTGTTAAAATAGGCATGCCTATCACAGTTGAATTCACCAGAACAGTGACAAATGTAGGCCTTGCCAACTCCACTTACAAGTCAAAGATCATAGCAAATTCTCAAATTAATGTTAGTGTGAAACCTAGCTCCATCTCCTTCAAGTTATTATATGAGAAGAAGTcttttattgtgaaagtatcgGGGGAAGCATTAACAGCAAAGACAAGAATTTCTGCATCGCTCATATGGTCAGATGGCACCCATAATGTGAAAAGTCCTATTGTCATGTACACACAGAATCCAGAAGAATAA
- the LOC115983886 gene encoding subtilisin-like protease SBT4.3 isoform X1: MQFKALEFCHPAMAAKSIFLLFLHIFMALIISISTCYGGSTDKTKDLYIVYMGSLPESDYSPLSHHLSLLQEVLRESAASDSFVRSYNRSFNAFAARLSGEEHKKIASKEGVVSVFPSRTLQLQTTRSWEFMGFPENVDRNLTVESDIIIGVIDSGIWPESDSFSDEGYGPPPKKWKGTCDGGLNFTCNNKIIGARFYTLDIHSNSARDEEGHGSHTASIAAGNKVPGANFYGLANGNARGGVPSARIATYRICGPGGCTDDSILGAFDDAIADGVDIITISVSGSPRPFNFDSIAIGSFHAMEKGILTVQSAGNDGPFPSTVGSVAPWLFSVAASSTDRRIIDKVVLGNGKTLIENAVNSFTLKGVKFPLIKGEDAKSNCSDADARLCSHLCLDSSLVKEKIVVCDKSTGWNEAFRAGALGSITLDEDYFVVPLPSSGLTSHNHDLVKSYINSTNNPHGEIIRSEAIKDIAAPKFAFFSSRGPNSISDEILKPDITAPGVHILAAYSPVASPSSAPGDKRSVKYNIMSGTSMSCPHVAGAAAYVKSFHPHWSPSAIKSALMTTALSMNVTEHSDGKYEDGEFAYGAGHVNPVKAIDPGLLYDASKDDYVKMLYSMQVRLFSPSPKETKGSPKDLNYPSMQALVKIGMPITVEFTRTVTNVGLANSTYKSKIIANSQINVSVKPSSISFKLLYEKKSFIVKVSGEALTAKTRISASLIWSDGTHNVKSPIVMYTQNPEE; the protein is encoded by the exons ATGCAGTTCAAAGCTCTTGAATTTTGTCACCCTGCAATGGCTGCCAAGTCCATCTTTTTGCTCTTTCTCCACATCTTTATGGCTCTCATTATTTCTATCAGCACTTGTTATGGTGGTTCTACAGATAAGACCAAGGATCTTTACATTGTTTACATGGGTTCACTTCCAGAGAGTGACTACTCACCCCTTTCCCACCATCTCAGTCTTCTTCAAGAAGTTCTTCGAGAAAG TGCTGCCAGTGACTCATTTGTCAGAAGCTACAATAGGAGTTTCAATGCATTTGCAGCAAGGCTCAGTGGTGAAGAGCACAAAAAAATTGCCA GCAAGGAAGGGGTGGTATCTGTGTTTCCATCTAGGACCCTCCAACTTCAAACAACAAGATCATGGGAATTCATGGGTTTTCCTGAAAATGTAGATAGAAACCTCACTGTTGAGAGTGATATAATAATTGGTGTCATTGATAGTGGAATCTGGCCTGAGTCTGACAGTTTTAGCGATGAAGGTTATGGTCCACCTCCTAAGAAATGGAAGGGGACTTGTGATGGAGGCCTCAACTTCACTTGCAACAA TAAGATCATTGGAGCTCGATTTTACACATTAGACATTCACAGTAATTCCGCAAGGGATGAAGAAGGCCACGGTAGCCACACTGCCTCAATAGCAGCTGGTAACAAAGTACCAGGTGCAAATTTCTATGGATTGGCCAATGGAAATGCAAGAGGAGGAGTTCCATCAGCAAGGATCGCTACATATAGAATCTGTGGTCCGGGAGGGTGCACAGATGACAGTATCCTTGGTGCGTTTGATGATGCTATTGCAGATGGGGTTGACATCATTACAATTTCAGTTAGTGGAAGTCCAAGACCCTTCAATTTTGATTCTATTGCTATTGGTTCTTTTCATGCAATGGAAAAAGGTATACTCACTGTTCAGTCTGCTGGAAATGATGGTCCTTTTCCATCAACAGTAGGAAGTGTTGCACCATGGTTATTCTCCGTAGCAGCCAGCAGCACAGATCGACGAATCATTGATAAGGTTGTTCTTGGGAATGGGAAGACCCTTATT GAAAATGCAGTTAATTCTTTCACACTAAAAGGAGTGAAGTTCCCTCTCATAAAGGGTGAAGATGCTAAGAGTAATTGTTCTGACGCTGATGCTCg GCTTTGCAGTCACCTTTGTCTAGATAGCAGCTTAGTGAAGGAAAAGATTGTGGTCTGTGATAAGTCAACAGGATGGAATGAAGCTTTCAGAGCTGGCGCCCTAGGGTCAATCACCTTAGATGAGGATTATTTTGTAGTTCCCTTACCTTCATCTGGTTTAACTTCTCACAACCATGATTTGGTGAAGTCCTACATAAATTCTACAAA TAACCCGcatggagaaattataagaaGTGAAGCTATCAAAGATATAGCTGCTCCTAAATttgctttcttctcttctcGTGGGCCAAATTCAATTTCTGACGAAATTTTAAAG CCAGATATAACTGCCCCAGGAGTACATATTTTGGCAGCATATTCACCTGTTGCTTCACCATCAAGTGCCCCTGGTGATAAGAGGTCTGTCAAGTACAATATAATGTCTGGAACCTCCATGTCTTGTCCCCATGTAGCTGGAGCAGCCGCTTATGTTAAATCATTTCACCCTCATTGGTCTCCTTCAGCCATCAAATCTGCTCTCATGACCACTG CTTTGTCAATGAATGTCACAGAACATTCTGATGGTAAATATGAAGATGGCGAATTTGCTTATGGTGCTGGCCATGTCAATCCAGTAAAAGCAATAGACCCTGGTCTATTGTATGATGCTTCTAAAGATGATTACGTGAAAATGCTCTACAGTATGCAAGTTCGTCTCTTCAGTCCTAGCCCCAAGGAGACTAAAGGTTCTCCAAAGGATCTCAATTACCCATCAATGCAAGCTCTTGTTAAAATAGGCATGCCTATCACAGTTGAATTCACCAGAACAGTGACAAATGTAGGCCTTGCCAACTCCACTTACAAGTCAAAGATCATAGCAAATTCTCAAATTAATGTTAGTGTGAAACCTAGCTCCATCTCCTTCAAGTTATTATATGAGAAGAAGTcttttattgtgaaagtatcgGGGGAAGCATTAACAGCAAAGACAAGAATTTCTGCATCGCTCATATGGTCAGATGGCACCCATAATGTGAAAAGTCCTATTGTCATGTACACACAGAATCCAGAAGAATAA